The proteins below come from a single Corynebacterium cystitidis genomic window:
- a CDS encoding urease subunit beta, whose translation MIPGELIINGNDKIVINEGKEALTIEVTNKGDRPVQVGSHFHFAEANDELEFDREAAQGKRLDIPAGTAVRLEPGDSRTVNLIDFGGKREVYGFNAKVNGAVK comes from the coding sequence ATGATTCCTGGTGAACTCATCATCAACGGCAATGACAAGATCGTCATCAACGAGGGTAAGGAAGCTCTCACCATTGAGGTGACCAACAAGGGCGACCGCCCAGTGCAGGTCGGTTCCCACTTCCACTTCGCAGAGGCGAACGACGAGCTGGAGTTTGACCGCGAGGCTGCGCAGGGTAAGCGTCTCGATATTCCTGCTGGTACTGCAGTGCGTCTGGAGCCGGGCGATTCCCGCACCGTCAACCTGATTGACTTCGGGGGCAAGCGCGAGGTTTACGGCTTTAACGCCAAGGTCAACGGCGCGGTCAAGTAG
- a CDS encoding urease subunit gamma has protein sequence MHLTQREQEKLMIVVAADLARKRKERGVKLNHPEAKALITAELLEGARDGKSVADLMSEGVTYLTRDDVMEGVPEMIPDVQVEATFPDGTKLVTVHNPIR, from the coding sequence ATGCACCTGACTCAGCGTGAACAAGAAAAGCTCATGATCGTGGTCGCAGCTGACCTGGCTCGCAAGCGCAAGGAGCGCGGGGTTAAGCTCAACCACCCAGAGGCTAAGGCACTGATCACCGCAGAACTGCTCGAGGGAGCACGTGACGGCAAGAGCGTTGCAGATCTGATGAGTGAAGGCGTCACCTACCTGACTCGTGACGATGTTATGGAAGGTGTTCCAGAGATGATCCCAGACGTGCAGGTCGAGGCAACATTCCCAGACGGCACCAAGCTGGTCACCGTACACAACCCGATCCGCTAA